The Alistipes megaguti sequence GCAAAACCCGCGATGATCGGGTGGTGACGGTCTCGGTACCGTTGATCGATGCGGCGAAGGAGTTGATCCGTAAATACCTGGATGAAACCCGAGGGACGTTGTTCCCGTTTATCTCGGAGCAGAAATACAATGTTTATATCAAGGAGGCGTTTCGCAAGGCAGGCATTACGCGCAAGGTAACGACGATCGACCAGCGTACGCGGCAGAATATCCAGGTTCCGATCTGCGACCTCGCCTCGTCGCACATGGCACGCCGGACATTCATCGGGAATGTCTATAAAAGTGTGAAGGATCCGGCGATCGTGGGGGCGATGTCGGGGCATAAGGACGGCAGTAGAGCCTTTGCCCGTTATCGCGATATTGATATGGATATCAAACGCGAGGCTGTGAGTGTGCTGGAATGAGATTTGTTTTGTCGAAAAAATAATATAAATTTGCGACAGATAACAGACTAATATCAGGATGCAAACAATAGAGGATAAGATACTTGTCAGAATTAAAAAATGCGGACGTGGTAAGCTCTATTCTGCATCAGATTTCGCTGCATGTGGATCGGGTGCGGCGATCGCGAAGTCATTGGAACGGCTTACTCGAAAGGGCCACCTGGTTCGTGTTGCAAGGGGCCTTTATTGCTATCCAGAAATTGACAGGAAGTTTGGCCTGGGCATACAATATCCGACAGTCAATGAAATTGCTGAAAAGATAGCCCGACAAAGCGAAGCCCGAGTTGTTCCGACGGGTATGCACGCGCTGAACATGTTGGGGTTGTCTACGCAAGTTCCGATGAACTATATTTTCTATACGGACGGCAACTCCCGTACAGTCAACCTGTTCAATGGCCGTAAGTTGCGATTTAAGCGTGTGGCGCTGAGAAATCTGGCTTATCAGAATAAAACGTTGATGCTTGCCGTGTTCGCCTTGAAGGAGATCGGACGACCGCAGGTCACGGAGGAGCATATCGCCCAACTGAAGACGATATTCGCCCGGATTCCGAAGTCGCACATTCTGCCCGATCTGCGGCTGGTGCCAGCTTGGATTCATAAAATCATTATGTCGTTTTATGGAGAGTAATTTTTGGACGCTTCCCGAGGGCCAGAAAAGGATGCTCGTCGCGCAGACGAGCGAACGAGTCGGGCTTCCGCCGCAGGCTGTCGAGAAGGACTGGTGGGTGACGATGACGTTGAAGGCCTTGTTTGAATCGTCGTGCCGGGATTTCATCACCTTCAAGGGTGGGACGTCGCTGAGCAAGGGTTGGCATGTCATAGAACGCTTCTCGGAGGACGTTGATATTGCGATTGACAAGTCTTTCTGGGGAATTGCCGGGGACAACAAGTCGCAGCGGGATCGGATCCGGAAACTTTCGCGGGCCTATATCGGGCAGGAGCTCGTTGCAGAAATGCGGACGCTGCTGGCGGAGTACGGAGCATTGGATTTTGAGTTGCGCGTTGTCCCGACACAGGATTCTGATGCAGACCCGACATTGGTTCTTTTGCCTTATCGGAGTATTTATGCGGATATCGATTATGTGGAGTCGCAAATCCGAATCGAATTCAGTTGTCGATCGATGCAAGAACCTCGAGAGCGGATCGAGATTCGTCCGCTGATTGCCGAGGCCTATCCGAACCTGTTCGGGAAACTGGAGTTCCCGATTTATGCGGTCGTACCGACGCGAACGTTTTTGGAGAAGGCATTTTTGCTGCATGAGGAGTTCCAAAAAGAGAATCCTCGCGTCGAGCGGATGACGAGACATCTGTATGATCTGGAACGGTTGATGGATACGGATTTCGGGAAGAAGGCTTTGGCCGATCCGAAAATGTATGCCGATATTGTCAAACATCGGAGTATATTCAATACGATCCGAGGAATTGATTATCGGACGCACCATCCGAGCCGGATCCATTTTATTCCGCCCGAAGAATTGGTGGAGATATGGCGCAGAGATTATGAACGGATGCAGGAATACTTCATCTATGGAGATTCGTTGCCATACGATCAACTGATTGACCGGATGAAAGAGTTGCAGAATCGGTTTCGGAAAGTGGTAATTGAGGATGATTTTTTCAGCGGATTATAACTATGAATTCCGATCAATATTTTCATCGAGGGCTTCGTTTGATTGTGGCGAGTGTCCTTGTCTTTTTCCTCATCGTGTTGTTCTGCGTCATGGTTTCGCGGGGCTTCCCGTTCTGGATGGCCCTTGTGTTGCTTGTTCCCGCGGGGCTTTGCGTGGCAGGACTCTACTATTTCAGTATGGGTACTTCGGCGGACCTCTCGGAGCGTTTCTTCCGCCGTTTCCGTCGTGAGCAGCCCAAACCGGAGGAGATTTCTATCGTGGAAGAAAAACCGGAACTCGCAGTCGAGGTGACTGATGAAAAGCGCTTGGATCCGACCGTCGCGATATCCGAAGTGATTCCCGGTGATCCGGCCCCGGAGACACCAATTCTTGAAAATGCACTTTCGACGGTCTACACCTATACGGATCAAATTCTGGGCGAGGCCCTTGATGAGTCGAATCGGTTGATTTTACGGCGTCGGCTGCTTTATCTGGCCTGCATGGCAGCGATTCCGGCGTCGGTCCCTCAGGTTCGGCTTCGGGGCGATCGGATCGGTTACGGGGTTTTGTGCCACTATGGATGGAATGTGTGGAATGCCTTCAAGGGCGCCCGTAACCAGTTTTATGACCAGAGCGAATTGGCCGAGTGGTTGAAATCGGGATTCGAATCGTTGGGCAAGTACAATACGAAGACCTTGCGGGCCAAACTGCGGGCGACGGATGGCGGTTACGGCATCCGTTTGGTGGATAATCTGAAGGAGTATATCCAACAATAGGAGCGGAATTTTTCTGTCGATATTCCCTGCACCGATGAGGTGCAGGGATTTTTTGTTTGGATTGTGTGCGATTGCAACATCTTGTAAAATAGCTCTTTCTGAAATTGTTTTCCGGTGCAACGGCGGTGATTTGATTGCAAAAACAGGTGCAGGGGAAGCACCAGCTATATTCGCTGCCGAACCTGCTGTTGGGTTCGATAAAAGATCGAGTTATGGACCTGAAACAATTGTATGAAATGGGCGGTGACGTGCATGTCACCGTCCGTCTGGAGGATCTCCGGCAATGGCATCGGGAGTTGACAGCGGCCGTCCCGTCGCCCTTGGTCTCGCCAGCCTTGCCGCAAACGGGCGAACTGTACACGCGCAAGCAGACTATTGCCTTGTTGGGTGTCGACTCCTCTACGCTTTGGCGCTGGGCAAAGAGCGGCTATCTTGTTCCCGTGGAGTATGGCGGGCAGCGTCGTTATCGTGTGGCGGATGTGCAACAAATCCTGAAAGGAGGCCGCCATGACCGCTAAACGGAAGGAGACCGGCGCGGCCTATCTGCGCGTGGGGACAACCATCTACAAGCGGGTTCAGCAGCCGTTGAGCAGCGGCCGGAGCATCGAGACCCTCCTGGCGTGGAATGTCGAGACCCTGCGCCAGGATTTCGGGAAGGATTACCTGGCCCGGATCCCGAAGTACGACGGATTCTGCACGGTTCCCGACCACACGAACTACCGGCGGGAGATCCACGGCTTCCTGAACCGCTACGAACCGATTCCCTTCCAGCCGGCCAAAGGGGATTTCCCGCACATCCGCGACTTTCTGTCGCATATCTTCGGCGAGCAGGTCGAGATGGGGTATGACTATCTGCAGCTGCTCTACCTGCGGCCCCTGCAGCGGCTGCCCGTTCTGCTGCTGGTCTCCAGCGAGCGCAATACGGGCAAGACCACCTTTCTGAATCTTCTGAAACAGATCTTCGGCGGGAATGTCACCTTTAATACCAACGAGGACTTCCGTTCGCAGTTCAACGATGACTGGACGGGCAAGCTGCTGATCTGTGTGGACGAGGTGCTGCTCAACCGCCGCGAAGATTCCGAACGGATCAAGAACCTCTCGACGGCCCGCAGCTACAAGGCCGAGGCAAAGGGGCGCGACCGCCGGGAGGTGGAGTTCTTCGGGAAGTTCGTGCTGTGCTCCAACAACGAGCGCAATCCCGTGCTGATCGAGGCGGCGGAGACCCGCTACTGGGTGCGGCGTATCCCGCCGCTGACGCACGACGACCAGCAGCTGCTCGCTCGGATGCAGACTGAAATCCCGGGATTGCTGTTCTTTCTGCAACAACGCACGCTCTCGACCCGCGAGGAGAGCCGCCTGTGGTTCTCCCCGCGGCTCCTGGCGACGGAGGCCCTGCGGCGGATCATCCACTACAACCGCAGCAAGCCCGAGGCCGAGATGCTGTCGATCATCCGCGACATTCTGGATGGCGAGAAGCTGGAGGAGTATCAGTTCGACGTGAGCGACATGGTGAACATGCTGGAGATCCGCGGCATCCGGGTTGACCATCCCACCGTGCGGCGAACGCTGACCGAGAGCTGGCAGCTGCGGCCGGCACCGCCTACCTACTACCAGCGCTATACGATCACCTACAACGGGCTGACCCAACGCCAGGAGAGCAAGACGGCACGGATCTATACCGTCACACGGAAACTGCTTGATGAACTGCTGAACGATGTCTCCGGCCTGTAAGATTGTTGGATGCTGGGGATATTCGGCTTATTCTCTGTTTCTTACATCTCTTACAAATTCTCTTACGGAATCTTACAACGCTTACTGACTTACGGCGCCATCTGCCGTGTAAGAATGTTGTAAGACGACAACCTTTTCTTTCACTGCGTTTTACGCGGTTTTCTCAACAAACTTACAGAAAAATGAATACCACCCCATATGCTCCCCGGATCCCCATCCGGGAATATCTTGCCCGCCGTGGCCTTGTGCCCGGAATTGCGGCGGCGTATTGTCGGGAGGTACGCTATCAGGTCCGCAGCCGCTGCTTTTTCGCCATTGGCTTCCGGAATGACTGCGGAGGTTGGGAGCTTCGCTCCGCACGGTTCAAAGGCGGCTCCTCGCCCAAACATATCACCACCATCGACAACCGTTCCGATACGGTAATCGCTTTCGAGGGATTTATGGATTTTCTCGCTTATCTCTCGCTGAAATACCCCGAACGACTGCGCATTGACGCCGCGGTTCTGAACTCGGTCGTCAACCTGCCCAAAGCCATCCCGTTTCTCTCCCGGCATCCGGTGATTCACGCCTTCTTTGACAACGACGAAGCCGGGCGTAAAACGACCTCCGATCTGATCCGTCTTTGCCCCCGCAGCGAGGTAATCGACCAAAGGCATTTTTACAGCGGACACAAGGACGTAAACGACTATCTGATCGCCCGCATAAAAGGCCGAACACAAAAGCCTTCGACACAGAAGAACGCCCCCGAAACAAAGGCTCTTCAGACTGTCCGGAATAATCTTCAACCCTCGAAAGCAGAAACAACGACGATTGAGCCTCCGCGTCGGAAAGGGGTAAAGATTTAAGGAAAGCAAGGTTGTGTTTTCGTAGACGAAAACTCCGCCTTACCCGGTGGCCGCCGTAAAATCCCGCTGGTCTGAACAAAAAAATGCTTACACACCACTTATCATGGAAACACCGAAGAAAACATACAGCAAACAGGGCGGGCGCCCGAAAGTCGGCATCGGTCGCATCCGCAAATATGTCGTCAGCACCCGGCTCAGTCCCGAACGGAAACTCCGCTTTTCGGCCCTTTGCCGCGAGGCAGGGCAACTGCCTGCCGAAGTGCTGCGCCAGCTGATCGACCGAGGAACGGTAAGAGCACGGATCACCCGCGAACAGCTGGATTTCATGGCCCAACTGAAAGGCGTCGCCCGGAATCTGAACCAGCTGACCCGGCTGGCCAATACCAAAGGTCTGGCGGCTGTCAGGGTACGGCATGCGGCAATCGTCACGGCTATCGAAAAACTCCTGAAACAGATATGCGATGGTCGGTAAGGTAATATCGGGATCGTCTTTTTCGGGAATGGTGGGTTACGTGATGAAAGAAGAATCCCGGGTATTGGAAGCCGAGGGCGTTATGCCTCCGGAAGTAAAGGATATGGTGCAGGACTTCAAAGACCAGACCATGCTCAACCCGCGACTGAAAAACATCGTCGGGCATATCTCGCTGTCTTTCTCACCTAAAGACACTCCGCGGATGACCGACGCCCTGATGACGCAGATCGCGAAGGAGTATATGCAAAAGATGGACATCACCGATACGCAGTATCTATTAGTACGCCATCTCGACCAACCCCATCCGCTCTGTCATCTGGTCTACAACCGGATCGGGAACAACGGGCAGACCATATCGGACAAGAACATCAAGCTCCGGAATGCCAAGGTCTGCCGGGAGCTGACCGAGAAGTACGGGCTATACCTTGCACCGGGCAAAGAGGAAGTGCGTCGGGAACAGCTGCGCGAACCGGACAAGACCAGATACGAAATCTACGATGCGATCAAAGGCTGTCTGCCCAAATGCAAGAACTGGAACGAGTTGGAAGGTAAATTAAAGGAACAGGGCATCGGCGTCCGCTATAAGTATTGCGGAAATACCGGCCGCAAACAAGGGGTTCTGTTCTCGAAAAACGGCTTCGAATTCTTCGGCTCGAAGATCGACAGGGCTTTCAGTTTTACAAAACTCGGCAACCGGTTCACCCACCTGCAACAGCAGGCGCTGCATCGGACCGAGCTCCTCGGGAACCTCTTGGCGGCGGCAGGCAATTACCGTTCGGCATTTGCCGGGTTATTCGGCAACATGGGCAGAGGCGGCGGCAGTGCGCGCGAAGAGCCACTATCGGTAAACCTCGGAAAGGCAGGCGGGATTCCGCTGCCGCCGACCGGTTCGCCCGTCGGAGTGTCGGCCGAGCAGTTGCAGCACAAGCCGGGAGAAAGTCCCGAAGAGCATATAGCACGAATCACGGCGCTGCTCAACGCCGCGGCCGAAGCGATGGCAATAGCTGCGGCGGAGCACCGCCGCAGGATGGAAGAACAGAAAAGAAGAGCCAAAATAAAACTGTAACCGAATTAGAAAATCTCAAAAACCATGAACGACGAAAATAAGATCGACCTCTCGATCGAAATGTATGAAGACCTCAAGGAAACGCTTGTCAAAGCCATCAAAAACGCCAAAGCAGGCGGCGCAGGAAACGCAGGTTTGGAGAATGTACAACTGGAACGGATCGAGCGACTGATAGAGGCCGCGGAACTTTCGCAGGAACAGATTACGCAACTGCTCGAACACCTGCAACGGTATACAGCCTTGCCCGGAATAAAAACCGAGCAGGAACGGGAGATCGTTAACAAATACGACATGCTGCTGCAACAGTTAGCTGGGAGACTGGAGGTGATCGACAAGGAGAACAGGAAGACGCATACGTTGATCGAGCAAGTGGGCCAAGCCGTCGAAGCAGCGGCAATGCCCGAAAACCTGCCTGTGCAGGAACACCGCCACATCTATACGCTCGATCTTAAATCCTCGAAAACATTTCTGACTATGTTCATCATGCTGGGAGGTATTTTCCTGCAAGCTGC is a genomic window containing:
- a CDS encoding DUF6088 family protein; protein product: MQTIEDKILVRIKKCGRGKLYSASDFAACGSGAAIAKSLERLTRKGHLVRVARGLYCYPEIDRKFGLGIQYPTVNEIAEKIARQSEARVVPTGMHALNMLGLSTQVPMNYIFYTDGNSRTVNLFNGRKLRFKRVALRNLAYQNKTLMLAVFALKEIGRPQVTEEHIAQLKTIFARIPKSHILPDLRLVPAWIHKIIMSFYGE
- a CDS encoding nucleotidyl transferase AbiEii/AbiGii toxin family protein, producing MESNFWTLPEGQKRMLVAQTSERVGLPPQAVEKDWWVTMTLKALFESSCRDFITFKGGTSLSKGWHVIERFSEDVDIAIDKSFWGIAGDNKSQRDRIRKLSRAYIGQELVAEMRTLLAEYGALDFELRVVPTQDSDADPTLVLLPYRSIYADIDYVESQIRIEFSCRSMQEPRERIEIRPLIAEAYPNLFGKLEFPIYAVVPTRTFLEKAFLLHEEFQKENPRVERMTRHLYDLERLMDTDFGKKALADPKMYADIVKHRSIFNTIRGIDYRTHHPSRIHFIPPEELVEIWRRDYERMQEYFIYGDSLPYDQLIDRMKELQNRFRKVVIEDDFFSGL
- a CDS encoding MobC family plasmid mobilization relaxosome protein — translated: METPKKTYSKQGGRPKVGIGRIRKYVVSTRLSPERKLRFSALCREAGQLPAEVLRQLIDRGTVRARITREQLDFMAQLKGVARNLNQLTRLANTKGLAAVRVRHAAIVTAIEKLLKQICDGR
- a CDS encoding toprim domain-containing protein is translated as MNTTPYAPRIPIREYLARRGLVPGIAAAYCREVRYQVRSRCFFAIGFRNDCGGWELRSARFKGGSSPKHITTIDNRSDTVIAFEGFMDFLAYLSLKYPERLRIDAAVLNSVVNLPKAIPFLSRHPVIHAFFDNDEAGRKTTSDLIRLCPRSEVIDQRHFYSGHKDVNDYLIARIKGRTQKPSTQKNAPETKALQTVRNNLQPSKAETTTIEPPRRKGVKI
- a CDS encoding relaxase/mobilization nuclease domain-containing protein, with the protein product MVGKVISGSSFSGMVGYVMKEESRVLEAEGVMPPEVKDMVQDFKDQTMLNPRLKNIVGHISLSFSPKDTPRMTDALMTQIAKEYMQKMDITDTQYLLVRHLDQPHPLCHLVYNRIGNNGQTISDKNIKLRNAKVCRELTEKYGLYLAPGKEEVRREQLREPDKTRYEIYDAIKGCLPKCKNWNELEGKLKEQGIGVRYKYCGNTGRKQGVLFSKNGFEFFGSKIDRAFSFTKLGNRFTHLQQQALHRTELLGNLLAAAGNYRSAFAGLFGNMGRGGGSAREEPLSVNLGKAGGIPLPPTGSPVGVSAEQLQHKPGESPEEHIARITALLNAAAEAMAIAAAEHRRRMEEQKRRAKIKL
- a CDS encoding helix-turn-helix domain-containing protein, with translation MDLKQLYEMGGDVHVTVRLEDLRQWHRELTAAVPSPLVSPALPQTGELYTRKQTIALLGVDSSTLWRWAKSGYLVPVEYGGQRRYRVADVQQILKGGRHDR
- a CDS encoding primase-helicase family protein — encoded protein: MTAKRKETGAAYLRVGTTIYKRVQQPLSSGRSIETLLAWNVETLRQDFGKDYLARIPKYDGFCTVPDHTNYRREIHGFLNRYEPIPFQPAKGDFPHIRDFLSHIFGEQVEMGYDYLQLLYLRPLQRLPVLLLVSSERNTGKTTFLNLLKQIFGGNVTFNTNEDFRSQFNDDWTGKLLICVDEVLLNRREDSERIKNLSTARSYKAEAKGRDRREVEFFGKFVLCSNNERNPVLIEAAETRYWVRRIPPLTHDDQQLLARMQTEIPGLLFFLQQRTLSTREESRLWFSPRLLATEALRRIIHYNRSKPEAEMLSIIRDILDGEKLEEYQFDVSDMVNMLEIRGIRVDHPTVRRTLTESWQLRPAPPTYYQRYTITYNGLTQRQESKTARIYTVTRKLLDELLNDVSGL